One genomic region from Pseudorca crassidens isolate mPseCra1 chromosome 11, mPseCra1.hap1, whole genome shotgun sequence encodes:
- the AVIL gene encoding advillin isoform X1, with protein MSLSSAFQAVGNDPGIITWRIEKMELALVPLNAHGTFYEGDCYIILSTRRVGSILSQDIHFWIGKDSSQDEKSCAAIYTTQLDDYLGGSPVQHREVQCHESDTFHGYFKQGIIYKKGGVASGMKHVETNTYDVKRLLHVKGKRNIRATEVEMSWDSFNRGDVFLLDLGKVIIQWNGPESSSRERLKAMLLAKHIRDRERGGRAEIGVIEGDKEAASPELMKVLQDTLGQHSIIKPAVPDEITDQQQKSNITLYHVSDSAGQLAVTDVATRPLVQGLLNHDDCYILDQSGTKIYVWKGRGATKVEKQMAMSKALNFIEMKGYPSSTNVETVSDGAESAMFKQLFQKWSVKEQTVGLGKTCSIGKIGKIAPRSCFHCRDSVERQAQVLFAHLASPNPFRAANVSQDKFDVTLLHTKPEVAAQERMVDNGNGNVEVWRIENLELVPVEHQQYGFFYGGDCYLVLYTYEVHGKPHYILYIWQGRHASQDELAASAYQAVAVDRQFDGAPVQVRVTMGKEPRHFMAIFKGKLVIFEGGTSRKGNAEPDPPVSLFQIQGNDKSNTKAVEVPAFTSSLNSNDVFLLRTQAEHYLWYGKGSSGDERAMAKELAGLLCDGSENTVAEGQEPAEFWDLLGGKTPYANDKRLQQEILDVQSRLFECSNKTGHFTVTEITDFTQDDLNPDDVMLLDTWDQVFLWIGAEANATEKESALATAQEYLHTHPSGRDTGTPILIIKQGFEPPIFTGWFLAWDPHIWSAGKSYEQLKEELGDAAAITRITADMRDTTLSLNSEPKYYPVEVLLKNQSQELPEDVNPARKENYLSEQDFVSVFGITRGQFVALPGWKQLQMKKEKGLF; from the exons ACCCGGAGAGTGGGCAGCATCCTCTCCCAGGACATCCACTTCTGGATTGGGAAGGACTCCTCGCAGGATGAGAAGAGCTGCGCAGCCATCTACACTACGCAGCTGGATGACTACCTGGGGGGCAGCCCTGTGCAGCACCGGGAGGTCCAGTGCCACGAGTCCGACACCTTCCACGGCTACTTCAAGCAGGGCATCAT CTACAAGAAGGGGGGTGTGGCCTCCGGGATGAAGCACGTGGAGACCAATACCTACGATGTGAAGCGGTTGCTGCACGTGAAGGGGAAGAGAAACATCAGGGCCACCGAG GTGGAAATGAGCTGGGACAGTTTTAACCGAGGTGATGTCTTCCTGCTGGACCTTGGGAAGGTCATCATCCAGTGGAATGGCCCAGAGAGCAGCAGCAGGGAGCGTCTGAAG GCTATGCTCCTGGCAAAGCATATTCGGGACAGGGAGCGAGGGGGCCGTGCTGAAATAGGAGTGATCGAGGGAGACAAGGAGGCGGCCAGTCCAGAGCTGATGAAGGTCCTTCAGGACACCCTCGGGCAGCACTCCATTATCAAGCCTGCAGTCCCCGATGAGATCACAGATCAGCAGCAGAAATCAAATATCACGCTGTATCA TGTCTCAGACTCAGCTGGGCAGCTGGCGGTCACAGATGTAGCAACGAGGCCTCTGGTCCAGGGCTTACTGAACCATGAT GACTGCTACATCCTGGACCAAAGTGGAACCAAGATCTATGTGTGGAAAGGAAGAGGAGCCACAAAGGTTGAGAAACAGATGGCCATGTCTAAAGCTCTG AACTTCATCGAGATGAAGGGCTACCCCAGCAGTACCAACGTGGAGACCGTCAGTGACGGTGCCGAGTCAGCCATGTTCAAGCAGCTGTTCCAGAAGTGGTCAGTGAAGGAACAGACCGTGGGTCTGGGGAAAACGTGCAGCATTGGTAAAATCGGTAAGATTGCCCCCAGATCGTGTTTTCACTGCCGGGACTCTGTAGAAAGGCAGGCACAGGTGCTTTTTGCTCACTTGGCTTCTCCTAACCCCTTCCGTGCAGCTAACGTTTCCCAGGATAAATTTGATGTGACTCTGCTGCACACCAAACCAGAGGTGGCAGCCCAGGAAAGAATGGTCGACAACGGCAACGGCAACGTTGAG GTCTGGAGAATTGAAAACCTAGAGCTGGTCCCCGTGGAGCATCAGCAGTATGGCTTCTTTTATGGGGGAGACTGCTATCTGGTTCTCTATACGTACGAGGTGCACGGGAAGCCGCACTACATCTTGTACATCTGGCAG GGCCGCCACGCCTCACAGGATGAGCTGGCAGCCTCGGCATACCAGGCGGTGGCGGTGGACCGGCAGTTTGATGGGGCCCCTGTGCAGGTTCGGGTTACCATGGGGAAGGAGCCACGCCACTTCATGGCCATCTTCAAAGGAAAGCTGGTTATCTTTGAG ggTGGGACTTCCAGGAAGGGAAATGCCGAGCCCGATCCTCCGGTAAGCCTCTTCCAGATTCAAGGAAATGACAAATCTAACACCAAAGCGGTGGAGGTTCCAGCCTTCACCTCCTCCCTGAACTCCAATGATGTCTTTCTGCTGCGGACCCAGGCAGAGCACTACCTGTGGTATGGCAAG GGGTCCAGTGGGGATGAGCGGGCAATGGCTAAGGAGCTGGCCGGGCTTCTCTGTGATGGCTCCGAGAACACAGTGGCTGAGGGCCAGGAGCCAGCTGAGTTCTGGGACCTGCTGGGAGGAAAAACTCCCTATGCCAATGACAAAAG ACTACAGCAGGAAATCCTAGATGTCCAGTCTCGTCTCTTTGAATGTTCCAATAAGACTGGCCATTTCACTGTCACTGAGATCACAGACTTCACCCAGGATGACCTGAACCCAGATGACGTGATGCTCCTGGATACCTGGGACCAG GTGTTCTTGTGGATTGGGGCTGAGGCCAACGCCACAGAGAAGGAGAGCGCTCTTGCTACCGCCCAGGAGTACCTGCACACTCACCCCAGCGGCCGCGACACCGGCACACCAATCCTGATCATTAAACAGGGGTTTGAGCCTCCCATATTCACAGGCTGGTTCTTGGCCTGGGACCCCCACATTTGGAGC gCAGGGAAATCATATGAACAGTTAAAAGAAGAGCTGGGAGACGCTGCTGCTATCACGAGAATCACTGCT GATATGAGGGACACAACCCTCTCCCTAAATTCTGAGCCAAAATATTACCCCGTAGAAGTTCTGTTGAAAAATCAGAGTCAGGAGTTGCCTGAGGATGTGAACCCTGCCAGAAAGGAG AATTACCTCTCTGAACAGGACTTTGTTTCTGTGTTTGGCATCACAAGAGGGCAATTTGTTGCTCTGCCTGGCTGGAAACAGCTccagatgaagaaagaaaaggggctTTTCTGA
- the AVIL gene encoding advillin isoform X2, whose product MSLSSAFQAVGNDPGIITWRIETRRVGSILSQDIHFWIGKDSSQDEKSCAAIYTTQLDDYLGGSPVQHREVQCHESDTFHGYFKQGIIYKKGGVASGMKHVETNTYDVKRLLHVKGKRNIRATEVEMSWDSFNRGDVFLLDLGKVIIQWNGPESSSRERLKAMLLAKHIRDRERGGRAEIGVIEGDKEAASPELMKVLQDTLGQHSIIKPAVPDEITDQQQKSNITLYHVSDSAGQLAVTDVATRPLVQGLLNHDDCYILDQSGTKIYVWKGRGATKVEKQMAMSKALNFIEMKGYPSSTNVETVSDGAESAMFKQLFQKWSVKEQTVGLGKTCSIGKIGKIAPRSCFHCRDSVERQAQVLFAHLASPNPFRAANVSQDKFDVTLLHTKPEVAAQERMVDNGNGNVEVWRIENLELVPVEHQQYGFFYGGDCYLVLYTYEVHGKPHYILYIWQGRHASQDELAASAYQAVAVDRQFDGAPVQVRVTMGKEPRHFMAIFKGKLVIFEGGTSRKGNAEPDPPVSLFQIQGNDKSNTKAVEVPAFTSSLNSNDVFLLRTQAEHYLWYGKGSSGDERAMAKELAGLLCDGSENTVAEGQEPAEFWDLLGGKTPYANDKRLQQEILDVQSRLFECSNKTGHFTVTEITDFTQDDLNPDDVMLLDTWDQVFLWIGAEANATEKESALATAQEYLHTHPSGRDTGTPILIIKQGFEPPIFTGWFLAWDPHIWSAGKSYEQLKEELGDAAAITRITADMRDTTLSLNSEPKYYPVEVLLKNQSQELPEDVNPARKENYLSEQDFVSVFGITRGQFVALPGWKQLQMKKEKGLF is encoded by the exons ACCCGGAGAGTGGGCAGCATCCTCTCCCAGGACATCCACTTCTGGATTGGGAAGGACTCCTCGCAGGATGAGAAGAGCTGCGCAGCCATCTACACTACGCAGCTGGATGACTACCTGGGGGGCAGCCCTGTGCAGCACCGGGAGGTCCAGTGCCACGAGTCCGACACCTTCCACGGCTACTTCAAGCAGGGCATCAT CTACAAGAAGGGGGGTGTGGCCTCCGGGATGAAGCACGTGGAGACCAATACCTACGATGTGAAGCGGTTGCTGCACGTGAAGGGGAAGAGAAACATCAGGGCCACCGAG GTGGAAATGAGCTGGGACAGTTTTAACCGAGGTGATGTCTTCCTGCTGGACCTTGGGAAGGTCATCATCCAGTGGAATGGCCCAGAGAGCAGCAGCAGGGAGCGTCTGAAG GCTATGCTCCTGGCAAAGCATATTCGGGACAGGGAGCGAGGGGGCCGTGCTGAAATAGGAGTGATCGAGGGAGACAAGGAGGCGGCCAGTCCAGAGCTGATGAAGGTCCTTCAGGACACCCTCGGGCAGCACTCCATTATCAAGCCTGCAGTCCCCGATGAGATCACAGATCAGCAGCAGAAATCAAATATCACGCTGTATCA TGTCTCAGACTCAGCTGGGCAGCTGGCGGTCACAGATGTAGCAACGAGGCCTCTGGTCCAGGGCTTACTGAACCATGAT GACTGCTACATCCTGGACCAAAGTGGAACCAAGATCTATGTGTGGAAAGGAAGAGGAGCCACAAAGGTTGAGAAACAGATGGCCATGTCTAAAGCTCTG AACTTCATCGAGATGAAGGGCTACCCCAGCAGTACCAACGTGGAGACCGTCAGTGACGGTGCCGAGTCAGCCATGTTCAAGCAGCTGTTCCAGAAGTGGTCAGTGAAGGAACAGACCGTGGGTCTGGGGAAAACGTGCAGCATTGGTAAAATCGGTAAGATTGCCCCCAGATCGTGTTTTCACTGCCGGGACTCTGTAGAAAGGCAGGCACAGGTGCTTTTTGCTCACTTGGCTTCTCCTAACCCCTTCCGTGCAGCTAACGTTTCCCAGGATAAATTTGATGTGACTCTGCTGCACACCAAACCAGAGGTGGCAGCCCAGGAAAGAATGGTCGACAACGGCAACGGCAACGTTGAG GTCTGGAGAATTGAAAACCTAGAGCTGGTCCCCGTGGAGCATCAGCAGTATGGCTTCTTTTATGGGGGAGACTGCTATCTGGTTCTCTATACGTACGAGGTGCACGGGAAGCCGCACTACATCTTGTACATCTGGCAG GGCCGCCACGCCTCACAGGATGAGCTGGCAGCCTCGGCATACCAGGCGGTGGCGGTGGACCGGCAGTTTGATGGGGCCCCTGTGCAGGTTCGGGTTACCATGGGGAAGGAGCCACGCCACTTCATGGCCATCTTCAAAGGAAAGCTGGTTATCTTTGAG ggTGGGACTTCCAGGAAGGGAAATGCCGAGCCCGATCCTCCGGTAAGCCTCTTCCAGATTCAAGGAAATGACAAATCTAACACCAAAGCGGTGGAGGTTCCAGCCTTCACCTCCTCCCTGAACTCCAATGATGTCTTTCTGCTGCGGACCCAGGCAGAGCACTACCTGTGGTATGGCAAG GGGTCCAGTGGGGATGAGCGGGCAATGGCTAAGGAGCTGGCCGGGCTTCTCTGTGATGGCTCCGAGAACACAGTGGCTGAGGGCCAGGAGCCAGCTGAGTTCTGGGACCTGCTGGGAGGAAAAACTCCCTATGCCAATGACAAAAG ACTACAGCAGGAAATCCTAGATGTCCAGTCTCGTCTCTTTGAATGTTCCAATAAGACTGGCCATTTCACTGTCACTGAGATCACAGACTTCACCCAGGATGACCTGAACCCAGATGACGTGATGCTCCTGGATACCTGGGACCAG GTGTTCTTGTGGATTGGGGCTGAGGCCAACGCCACAGAGAAGGAGAGCGCTCTTGCTACCGCCCAGGAGTACCTGCACACTCACCCCAGCGGCCGCGACACCGGCACACCAATCCTGATCATTAAACAGGGGTTTGAGCCTCCCATATTCACAGGCTGGTTCTTGGCCTGGGACCCCCACATTTGGAGC gCAGGGAAATCATATGAACAGTTAAAAGAAGAGCTGGGAGACGCTGCTGCTATCACGAGAATCACTGCT GATATGAGGGACACAACCCTCTCCCTAAATTCTGAGCCAAAATATTACCCCGTAGAAGTTCTGTTGAAAAATCAGAGTCAGGAGTTGCCTGAGGATGTGAACCCTGCCAGAAAGGAG AATTACCTCTCTGAACAGGACTTTGTTTCTGTGTTTGGCATCACAAGAGGGCAATTTGTTGCTCTGCCTGGCTGGAAACAGCTccagatgaagaaagaaaaggggctTTTCTGA
- the AVIL gene encoding advillin isoform X3 has product MSLSSAFQAVGNDPGIITWRIEKMELALVPLNAHGTFYEGDCYIILSTRRVGSILSQDIHFWIGKDSSQDEKSCAAIYTTQLDDYLGGSPVQHREVQCHESDTFHGYFKQGIIYKKGGVASGMKHVETNTYDVKRLLHVKGKRNIRATEVEMSWDSFNRGDVFLLDLGKVIIQWNGPESSSRERLKAMLLAKHIRDRERGGRAEIGVIEGDKEAASPELMKVLQDTLGQHSIIKPAVPDEITDQQQKSNITLYHVSDSAGQLAVTDVATRPLVQGLLNHDDCYILDQSGTKIYVWKGRGATKVEKQMAMSKALNFIEMKGYPSSTNVETVSDGAESAMFKQLFQKWSVKEQTVGLGKTCSIGKIANVSQDKFDVTLLHTKPEVAAQERMVDNGNGNVEVWRIENLELVPVEHQQYGFFYGGDCYLVLYTYEVHGKPHYILYIWQGRHASQDELAASAYQAVAVDRQFDGAPVQVRVTMGKEPRHFMAIFKGKLVIFEGGTSRKGNAEPDPPVSLFQIQGNDKSNTKAVEVPAFTSSLNSNDVFLLRTQAEHYLWYGKGSSGDERAMAKELAGLLCDGSENTVAEGQEPAEFWDLLGGKTPYANDKRLQQEILDVQSRLFECSNKTGHFTVTEITDFTQDDLNPDDVMLLDTWDQVFLWIGAEANATEKESALATAQEYLHTHPSGRDTGTPILIIKQGFEPPIFTGWFLAWDPHIWSAGKSYEQLKEELGDAAAITRITADMRDTTLSLNSEPKYYPVEVLLKNQSQELPEDVNPARKENYLSEQDFVSVFGITRGQFVALPGWKQLQMKKEKGLF; this is encoded by the exons ACCCGGAGAGTGGGCAGCATCCTCTCCCAGGACATCCACTTCTGGATTGGGAAGGACTCCTCGCAGGATGAGAAGAGCTGCGCAGCCATCTACACTACGCAGCTGGATGACTACCTGGGGGGCAGCCCTGTGCAGCACCGGGAGGTCCAGTGCCACGAGTCCGACACCTTCCACGGCTACTTCAAGCAGGGCATCAT CTACAAGAAGGGGGGTGTGGCCTCCGGGATGAAGCACGTGGAGACCAATACCTACGATGTGAAGCGGTTGCTGCACGTGAAGGGGAAGAGAAACATCAGGGCCACCGAG GTGGAAATGAGCTGGGACAGTTTTAACCGAGGTGATGTCTTCCTGCTGGACCTTGGGAAGGTCATCATCCAGTGGAATGGCCCAGAGAGCAGCAGCAGGGAGCGTCTGAAG GCTATGCTCCTGGCAAAGCATATTCGGGACAGGGAGCGAGGGGGCCGTGCTGAAATAGGAGTGATCGAGGGAGACAAGGAGGCGGCCAGTCCAGAGCTGATGAAGGTCCTTCAGGACACCCTCGGGCAGCACTCCATTATCAAGCCTGCAGTCCCCGATGAGATCACAGATCAGCAGCAGAAATCAAATATCACGCTGTATCA TGTCTCAGACTCAGCTGGGCAGCTGGCGGTCACAGATGTAGCAACGAGGCCTCTGGTCCAGGGCTTACTGAACCATGAT GACTGCTACATCCTGGACCAAAGTGGAACCAAGATCTATGTGTGGAAAGGAAGAGGAGCCACAAAGGTTGAGAAACAGATGGCCATGTCTAAAGCTCTG AACTTCATCGAGATGAAGGGCTACCCCAGCAGTACCAACGTGGAGACCGTCAGTGACGGTGCCGAGTCAGCCATGTTCAAGCAGCTGTTCCAGAAGTGGTCAGTGAAGGAACAGACCGTGGGTCTGGGGAAAACGTGCAGCATTGGTAAAATCG CTAACGTTTCCCAGGATAAATTTGATGTGACTCTGCTGCACACCAAACCAGAGGTGGCAGCCCAGGAAAGAATGGTCGACAACGGCAACGGCAACGTTGAG GTCTGGAGAATTGAAAACCTAGAGCTGGTCCCCGTGGAGCATCAGCAGTATGGCTTCTTTTATGGGGGAGACTGCTATCTGGTTCTCTATACGTACGAGGTGCACGGGAAGCCGCACTACATCTTGTACATCTGGCAG GGCCGCCACGCCTCACAGGATGAGCTGGCAGCCTCGGCATACCAGGCGGTGGCGGTGGACCGGCAGTTTGATGGGGCCCCTGTGCAGGTTCGGGTTACCATGGGGAAGGAGCCACGCCACTTCATGGCCATCTTCAAAGGAAAGCTGGTTATCTTTGAG ggTGGGACTTCCAGGAAGGGAAATGCCGAGCCCGATCCTCCGGTAAGCCTCTTCCAGATTCAAGGAAATGACAAATCTAACACCAAAGCGGTGGAGGTTCCAGCCTTCACCTCCTCCCTGAACTCCAATGATGTCTTTCTGCTGCGGACCCAGGCAGAGCACTACCTGTGGTATGGCAAG GGGTCCAGTGGGGATGAGCGGGCAATGGCTAAGGAGCTGGCCGGGCTTCTCTGTGATGGCTCCGAGAACACAGTGGCTGAGGGCCAGGAGCCAGCTGAGTTCTGGGACCTGCTGGGAGGAAAAACTCCCTATGCCAATGACAAAAG ACTACAGCAGGAAATCCTAGATGTCCAGTCTCGTCTCTTTGAATGTTCCAATAAGACTGGCCATTTCACTGTCACTGAGATCACAGACTTCACCCAGGATGACCTGAACCCAGATGACGTGATGCTCCTGGATACCTGGGACCAG GTGTTCTTGTGGATTGGGGCTGAGGCCAACGCCACAGAGAAGGAGAGCGCTCTTGCTACCGCCCAGGAGTACCTGCACACTCACCCCAGCGGCCGCGACACCGGCACACCAATCCTGATCATTAAACAGGGGTTTGAGCCTCCCATATTCACAGGCTGGTTCTTGGCCTGGGACCCCCACATTTGGAGC gCAGGGAAATCATATGAACAGTTAAAAGAAGAGCTGGGAGACGCTGCTGCTATCACGAGAATCACTGCT GATATGAGGGACACAACCCTCTCCCTAAATTCTGAGCCAAAATATTACCCCGTAGAAGTTCTGTTGAAAAATCAGAGTCAGGAGTTGCCTGAGGATGTGAACCCTGCCAGAAAGGAG AATTACCTCTCTGAACAGGACTTTGTTTCTGTGTTTGGCATCACAAGAGGGCAATTTGTTGCTCTGCCTGGCTGGAAACAGCTccagatgaagaaagaaaaggggctTTTCTGA